One genomic window of Clostridioides sp. ES-S-0054-01 includes the following:
- the nadC gene encoding carboxylating nicotinate-nucleotide diphosphorylase, whose protein sequence is MNYLIIDRMIQDALIEDVPSEDITTNSIVDKNSKSTVDLICKEEGIIAGLGVFKRVFDILGGVDVELYKNDGDMVKNREKIAVLTGNTRNLLVGERVALNYLQRMSGIATITSKYVKKLEGTNTKLLDSRKTIPNLRILDKYSVKVGGGCNHRFNLSDGILLKDNHIGVAGGVKNAVELARKNTSFVRKIEVEVETLDMVKEAIEAKADIIMLDNMSLEMAKQAVDIINGRAIIEFSGNVNLETIESIGKIGVDVVSVGALTHSVKALDISMKNLKNI, encoded by the coding sequence ATGAATTATTTGATTATTGATAGAATGATACAAGATGCTTTAATAGAAGATGTTCCAAGTGAAGATATAACAACTAATTCTATTGTAGATAAAAATTCTAAATCTACTGTAGATTTAATTTGTAAAGAAGAGGGCATAATAGCTGGTCTAGGCGTATTTAAGAGAGTTTTTGATATACTTGGAGGTGTAGATGTAGAATTATATAAAAATGATGGTGATATGGTAAAGAATCGTGAAAAGATAGCTGTATTAACTGGCAATACTAGAAACTTACTTGTAGGAGAGCGTGTAGCATTAAATTATTTACAGAGAATGAGCGGTATAGCTACTATTACAAGTAAGTATGTCAAAAAGCTTGAAGGCACAAATACAAAGTTATTAGATAGTAGAAAAACGATACCTAATCTTAGAATATTAGATAAGTATTCTGTTAAAGTAGGTGGAGGATGCAATCATAGATTTAATTTATCTGATGGAATATTGCTTAAAGACAACCATATTGGGGTTGCTGGTGGCGTTAAGAATGCAGTTGAATTAGCTAGAAAGAACACTTCTTTTGTCAGAAAAATAGAAGTAGAAGTGGAAACTTTAGATATGGTAAAAGAAGCTATAGAAGCCAAAGCAGATATAATAATGTTGGATAATATGAGCTTAGAAATGGCAAAACAAGCAGTAGATATTATAAATGGAAGAGCAATTATAGAATTTTCTGGAAATGTAAATTTAGAGACTATAGAATCTATAGGAAAAATTGGTGTGGATGTTGTTTCTGTAGGAGCACTTACACATTCTGTTAAAGCTCTTGATATAAGTATGAAAAATTTGAAAAATATATAG
- a CDS encoding alpha/beta hydrolase, which translates to MGYTIINPIPQFNFQANRVLTYGELACNREIIKARIPEIQTFEDWYMVWSDMARCAEKNNHYLHAAYYYRMAEFFLKANDERKESAYDRCINCFYRGFDLELHLHYEKVQIPFEGKHLYCLKLSHPHPKGTVIVCGGYDSFIEEFVLQVHELVSQGYEILLFDGPGQGKCLKEKLYFRFDFEKATSTILTYFHIEKCAMVGISWGGYFALRSAAYEKRISAVVAYDVMDNGFEVMTNIFPLPICKIIQFAYYNKWERLLNGLTGIIARNNVLADWALSQGMYITGSKSPFEFYQNLSYHNLSEITGLITQDVLLLAGEKDHYIPLKQFYRLEKSINHAKSLSCRLFTIAEGGEQHCQIGNHMLAVNTIINWLGKYFLH; encoded by the coding sequence ATGGGATATACCATTATAAACCCGATTCCTCAGTTCAATTTTCAGGCCAACAGGGTTTTAACCTATGGGGAATTAGCATGCAATCGTGAGATTATTAAAGCTCGTATTCCAGAGATACAGACTTTTGAAGACTGGTACATGGTTTGGTCTGATATGGCGCGATGTGCTGAGAAAAATAATCACTACCTTCATGCCGCTTATTATTATCGTATGGCTGAGTTTTTCTTGAAAGCAAATGATGAAAGAAAAGAGAGCGCCTATGATAGATGTATAAATTGCTTTTACCGTGGCTTTGATTTGGAATTGCATTTACACTATGAAAAAGTACAGATTCCCTTTGAAGGGAAACATCTTTATTGCTTAAAACTTTCCCATCCACATCCTAAAGGAACAGTTATTGTCTGTGGTGGGTATGACTCTTTTATCGAGGAATTTGTATTACAAGTGCATGAACTTGTATCTCAGGGTTATGAAATTCTCCTTTTTGATGGGCCAGGACAAGGGAAATGCCTTAAAGAAAAATTATACTTTCGCTTTGATTTTGAAAAAGCTACATCAACTATTTTGACTTATTTCCATATTGAAAAATGTGCGATGGTCGGTATTTCATGGGGCGGTTATTTTGCGTTGCGAAGTGCTGCGTATGAAAAAAGAATATCAGCAGTGGTTGCATACGATGTGATGGACAATGGATTTGAAGTAATGACAAATATATTTCCGCTTCCCATCTGCAAAATTATTCAATTTGCTTATTATAACAAATGGGAACGACTGCTAAATGGTCTAACTGGTATAATTGCAAGAAATAATGTTCTGGCGGATTGGGCACTATCCCAGGGAATGTATATTACAGGATCGAAATCCCCTTTTGAGTTTTATCAGAACCTATCTTATCACAACCTATCAGAAATTACAGGTTTAATCACGCAAGATGTATTGCTTCTGGCAGGAGAGAAAGATCACTACATTCCCCTCAAACAATTTTATAGACTTGAAAAATCTATAAATCATGCAAAGAGTCTGTCTTGCAGATTGTTTACAATAGCAGAGGGGGGTGAACAACATTGTCAGATTGGTAATCATATGCTGGCAGTCAATACCATTATAAATTGGTTGGGGAAATACTTTCTACATTAA
- a CDS encoding response regulator, translating into MNAEHRVLIIDSDLKNCKAIKYALTEYGISAYYTLSVIDGIERLNRHNYELVILDISLSETDGFQLLRFMRQMRNMPILVLSSLGDIENKGIPIGGG; encoded by the coding sequence ATGAATGCGGAGCACCGAGTTTTGATTATTGATAGCGATTTGAAAAACTGCAAAGCCATCAAGTACGCTTTGACTGAATACGGCATCAGTGCTTATTACACCCTGTCTGTGATAGATGGCATCGAGCGCCTTAACCGTCATAACTACGAGCTTGTGATCCTGGATATTTCCCTATCGGAAACAGACGGTTTTCAACTGCTCCGCTTTATGAGGCAAATGCGGAATATGCCGATCCTGGTGCTGTCCTCCCTGGGTGACATTGAGAACAAGGGCATTCCGATTGGGGGCGGATGA
- the yidA gene encoding sugar-phosphatase: MYKLIALDIDGTILDTQKRITPEVFESIQEAKKAGAKVVITTGRPLPGVKELLNQLNLTDEGDYVICFNGAIIQEVKSEKIIHDVEMTLDDFDFIYNNICKKYNTKIHINTMTNLITPNETPGKYTLHEAKLNDIEVKYIQKDKIDESIKICKIMIVDEPERLEEIIQQLPKNLFNKYTIVRSAPFYLEFLGKTTNKGTALKTLCANLNIPIENAIAVGDEENDQHMIKYAGLGVAMGNARNSIKEIADYVTDTNNENGVAKVINKYILNKAI; the protein is encoded by the coding sequence ATGTACAAATTAATCGCACTAGACATTGATGGAACAATATTAGACACACAAAAAAGGATTACTCCTGAAGTCTTTGAATCCATTCAAGAAGCAAAAAAGGCTGGAGCCAAAGTAGTTATAACAACAGGCAGACCTCTTCCTGGTGTAAAAGAACTTCTAAATCAACTAAATTTAACAGATGAAGGTGATTATGTTATATGCTTTAATGGAGCAATTATTCAAGAAGTTAAAAGTGAAAAAATTATACATGATGTAGAAATGACTTTAGATGATTTTGATTTTATATATAATAACATTTGTAAAAAATATAATACTAAAATACACATAAATACAATGACAAATTTAATTACACCAAATGAAACTCCTGGCAAATATACACTTCATGAAGCGAAATTAAATGATATAGAAGTCAAATATATACAAAAAGATAAAATTGATGAATCTATTAAAATCTGTAAAATCATGATAGTTGATGAACCAGAAAGATTGGAAGAAATCATACAACAGCTACCTAAAAATTTATTCAATAAATATACTATAGTAAGGTCTGCTCCTTTTTATCTAGAATTTTTAGGTAAAACTACTAATAAAGGAACTGCACTTAAAACATTATGCGCTAATCTAAATATACCTATAGAAAATGCTATTGCTGTTGGTGATGAAGAAAATGACCAACATATGATAAAGTATGCAGGTCTTGGTGTAGCTATGGGAAATGCACGTAATAGTATAAAAGAAATTGCTGATTATGTTACTGATACCAACAACGAAAATGGAGTTGCAAAAGTTATAAATAAATATATACTTAATAAAGCTATTTAA
- a CDS encoding GrdX family protein, protein MIIITNNPKVKEEVQDRDILFKDTTYIGILEASRDLIHEGYELLSHPLYGSVKPNETPYRTVILKKGNRLDINSLTLIEEAIITASKFQNNKKTPKWTESVQDDFRVIDYDIFYNTIQRMQYE, encoded by the coding sequence ATGATAATAATTACGAATAATCCAAAAGTAAAAGAAGAAGTTCAAGACAGAGATATTTTGTTTAAAGATACAACGTATATTGGAATCTTAGAAGCAAGTAGGGATTTGATACATGAAGGTTATGAACTTTTATCTCATCCACTTTATGGGAGTGTAAAACCAAATGAAACACCTTACAGAACTGTTATACTAAAGAAAGGAAATCGTTTGGATATAAACTCTTTAACCTTAATTGAAGAAGCAATCATTACTGCAAGTAAATTTCAGAATAATAAAAAGACTCCAAAATGGACAGAAAGTGTTCAAGATGATTTTAGAGTAATTGATTATGATATATTTTATAATACAATACAAAGAATGCAGTATGAATAA
- a CDS encoding M3 family oligoendopeptidase — MKFSEFKYERPNYNSMKKEFLSCIEDINNSRNYKEQQKNIHKINLLRNKIETLSNIASISYSTDTLNKFYQEEKNYWDEYMPLYEELNSHFYNAIVNSKFKYDLIKEFGEQFFTIVEYSLKSFSKEIISELQEENKLCSEYTRLLASAEIMFDGEERNLSGMGKFMYSKCRKTRELANKAYYNFFEENESEFDDIFDKLVKLRDKISKKLGFEDFVELGYIRMMRSDYREDMIESVRKQVLKYVVPMANELYEKQAKRIGLEYLSYIDEGVEFLTGNASLKGDSRYIIQNGKRMYSELSKETDGFFNFMLENELMDLETKKGKGAGGYCTYIPDYKSPFVFSNFNQTADDIDVLTHEAGHAFQLYMSRWIDMPEINFPTLDSCEIHSMSMEFITWPWMDLFFKEDTDKYKFTHLSSAIKFIPYGVIVDEFQHYIYKNPNVDKSKRKEIWRFLEKKYLPHRKYDDNYFLERGCWWFKQGHIFKNPFYYIDYVLAQICALQFWKKMIQDRDAGWQDYINICEVGGTKSFLDIVSMGNLYSPFDNDCIKSIIGDVKSWFDEINDNKL; from the coding sequence ATGAAATTTTCAGAGTTTAAGTATGAAAGACCCAATTACAATAGTATGAAAAAAGAGTTTTTGAGTTGTATAGAAGATATAAATAATTCTCGTAATTATAAAGAGCAACAAAAAAATATACATAAGATTAATTTATTGAGGAATAAAATAGAAACGTTGTCAAATATAGCATCGATAAGCTATAGTACAGATACACTTAATAAATTCTATCAAGAAGAAAAAAACTATTGGGATGAATATATGCCTTTGTATGAAGAATTAAATTCACATTTTTATAATGCTATTGTAAATTCAAAGTTTAAATATGATTTGATAAAAGAGTTTGGAGAACAATTTTTTACAATAGTAGAATATTCTTTAAAAAGTTTTTCTAAAGAAATAATAAGTGAATTGCAGGAAGAAAATAAATTGTGTTCAGAGTATACTAGACTTTTAGCATCAGCCGAGATAATGTTTGATGGAGAAGAAAGAAATTTATCTGGTATGGGGAAATTTATGTATTCTAAGTGCAGAAAAACGAGAGAACTAGCAAATAAAGCATATTATAATTTCTTTGAAGAAAATGAATCTGAATTTGATGATATATTTGATAAACTAGTAAAACTTAGAGATAAGATATCTAAAAAATTAGGTTTTGAAGATTTTGTAGAGCTTGGATATATCAGAATGATGAGAAGTGACTACAGAGAAGATATGATAGAAAGTGTTAGAAAACAAGTATTAAAATATGTTGTTCCAATGGCCAATGAACTTTATGAAAAACAAGCTAAAAGGATTGGTTTAGAGTATTTAAGTTACATAGATGAAGGCGTGGAATTTTTAACAGGAAATGCAAGTTTAAAGGGAGATTCAAGATACATAATTCAAAATGGTAAAAGGATGTATTCTGAACTGTCGAAAGAAACAGATGGATTTTTTAATTTTATGTTAGAAAATGAACTTATGGATTTAGAAACAAAGAAAGGAAAAGGAGCTGGAGGGTATTGTACCTATATACCAGATTACAAGTCGCCATTCGTTTTTTCTAATTTTAATCAAACTGCTGATGATATAGATGTATTAACACATGAAGCAGGACATGCATTTCAGTTGTATATGTCTAGATGGATTGATATGCCAGAAATTAATTTTCCAACGCTTGACAGTTGTGAAATCCATTCAATGAGTATGGAATTTATAACATGGCCGTGGATGGATTTATTTTTTAAAGAAGATACAGATAAATACAAATTTACTCACTTATCATCTGCAATTAAATTTATACCTTATGGAGTAATTGTTGATGAATTTCAACACTATATTTATAAAAATCCTAATGTAGATAAATCAAAAAGAAAGGAAATTTGGAGATTTTTAGAGAAAAAATACTTACCTCATAGAAAGTATGATGATAATTATTTTTTAGAAAGAGGTTGTTGGTGGTTTAAGCAAGGTCATATATTTAAAAATCCATTTTATTACATAGATTATGTATTAGCTCAAATTTGTGCATTACAATTTTGGAAAAAAATGATTCAAGATAGGGATGCAGGATGGCAAGATTATATAAATATCTGTGAAGTTGGAGGAACAAAATCATTTTTAGACATTGTGAGTATGGGAAATTTGTATTCTCCATTTGATAATGACTGTATTAAGTCTATTATAGGTGATGTTAAATCTTGGTTTGATGAAATAAATGACAACAAATTATAA
- a CDS encoding MarR family transcriptional regulator, whose amino-acid sequence MDNLSIDHLCELFLQVINQYSVLEKRMHTYEIEPQIYLAEIHTIAAIGTHENINVTDLAKLQGTSKSAVSQAISKLVKKGFIEKRVSPNTENEVILFLTEKGKQVFDMHEKQHTLLRAELINILEKYPSETLNILSSLAVDVQKMWKEILM is encoded by the coding sequence ATGGATAACTTATCGATTGACCACCTGTGTGAACTGTTTCTTCAGGTTATAAACCAATATTCTGTCCTGGAAAAGCGGATGCATACTTATGAAATTGAACCTCAAATTTATTTAGCTGAAATTCATACCATTGCCGCTATCGGAACGCATGAAAATATTAATGTAACTGATTTGGCAAAACTGCAAGGGACATCAAAAAGTGCTGTATCACAAGCAATTAGCAAACTTGTTAAAAAGGGGTTCATTGAAAAACGTGTTTCACCAAACACGGAAAATGAAGTTATCTTATTTCTTACTGAAAAGGGGAAACAGGTATTTGATATGCATGAGAAACAGCATACTTTATTGAGGGCAGAATTAATTAACATATTAGAAAAATATCCATCTGAAACACTTAATATTCTTTCTTCATTGGCTGTCGATGTTCAAAAGATGTGGAAAGAAATTTTAATGTAG
- a CDS encoding glycine/sarcosine/betaine reductase component B subunit, translating to MRLELGKIFIKDVQFGDVTQVKDGVLFINKQEMLQEIGGDEHIKSIDIELARPGESIRITPVKDVIEPRVKVEGNGGIFPGIMSKVDTVGEGKTHALKGVAVVTTGKIVGFQEGIIDMTGEGAKYTPFSKLNNVVVIAEPIDGLKQYAHEKAVRMIGFKAAMYLGEVARNLTPDEVSVYETKPLLESIKEYPELPKVGYVYMLQTQGLLHDTYVYGVDAKQIVPTLLYPTELMDGAIVSGNCVSACDKNPSYVHINNGVVEDLYARHGKDINFVGVIITNENVYLADKERSSNWTSKLCKYLGLDAVIVSQEGFGNPDTDLIMNCKKIEMQGVKTVIVTDEYAGRDGGSQSLADADVRADAVVTGGNANQVVVLPKLDKVIGHLEVVDVIAGGSDGSLKADGTIEVEIQAITGATNETGFGHLTAKGY from the coding sequence ATGCGTCTTGAATTAGGGAAAATCTTTATAAAAGATGTTCAATTTGGTGATGTAACACAAGTAAAAGATGGAGTATTATTCATCAATAAGCAAGAGATGCTACAAGAAATTGGTGGAGATGAGCATATTAAATCTATAGATATAGAATTAGCTCGTCCAGGTGAAAGCATAAGAATAACACCTGTAAAAGATGTTATTGAACCAAGAGTAAAAGTTGAAGGTAATGGGGGAATATTCCCAGGTATCATGTCTAAGGTTGACACTGTAGGAGAAGGAAAAACTCACGCGTTAAAAGGTGTAGCTGTTGTAACTACTGGAAAAATAGTAGGTTTCCAAGAAGGTATAATAGACATGACTGGAGAAGGAGCTAAGTACACTCCATTTTCTAAATTAAATAATGTGGTAGTAATAGCTGAACCTATTGACGGTTTAAAACAATACGCTCATGAAAAAGCTGTTAGAATGATAGGATTCAAAGCAGCAATGTATTTAGGAGAAGTAGCAAGAAATCTTACTCCAGATGAAGTTTCAGTATATGAAACTAAACCTCTTCTTGAATCAATAAAAGAATATCCAGAACTTCCAAAAGTAGGATATGTTTATATGCTTCAGACTCAAGGTTTATTACATGATACTTATGTATATGGAGTAGATGCAAAACAAATAGTACCAACTTTATTATATCCAACAGAATTAATGGACGGAGCAATTGTAAGTGGTAACTGTGTTTCTGCATGTGACAAAAACCCAAGTTATGTTCATATAAACAATGGGGTTGTTGAAGATTTGTATGCAAGACATGGTAAAGATATAAACTTTGTAGGCGTAATTATAACTAATGAAAATGTTTACTTAGCAGATAAAGAAAGATCTTCAAACTGGACTTCTAAATTATGTAAATATTTAGGATTAGATGCAGTTATAGTTTCACAAGAAGGTTTTGGAAATCCTGATACTGACCTTATAATGAACTGTAAGAAGATAGAAATGCAAGGTGTTAAAACAGTTATAGTTACAGATGAATATGCTGGACGTGATGGAGGTTCTCAATCACTTGCAGATGCAGATGTAAGAGCTGATGCTGTTGTAACAGGTGGAAATGCTAACCAAGTTGTAGTACTTCCTAAGCTAGATAAAGTAATTGGTCACCTAGAAGTAGTAGATGTAATAGCTGGTGGTTCTGATGGAAGTTTAAAAGCTGATGGAACTATTGAAGTTGAAATACAAGCTATAACAGGTGCAACTAATGAAACAGGATTTGGTCACTTAACTGCTAAAGGATATTAA
- a CDS encoding thiol reductase thioredoxin, which produces MLDLDKATFEEEVLNAEGFVFVDFWSEGCEPCKALMPDVHKLAETYGDKIKFCKMDTTKARRLAIKQKVLGLPTMAIYKDGEKVDEVTKDDATVPNIENMIKKYL; this is translated from the coding sequence ATGTTAGATTTAGATAAGGCTACATTTGAAGAAGAAGTTTTAAATGCAGAAGGTTTTGTATTTGTTGATTTTTGGAGTGAAGGTTGTGAGCCTTGTAAAGCTTTAATGCCAGATGTTCATAAATTAGCTGAAACTTATGGAGATAAAATAAAATTCTGTAAGATGGATACAACAAAAGCTAGAAGATTAGCTATAAAACAAAAAGTACTAGGTCTTCCAACTATGGCTATATACAAAGATGGGGAAAAAGTAGATGAAGTTACTAAGGATGACGCTACAGTTCCTAATATAGAAAACATGATTAAAAAATACCTTTAA
- the trxB gene encoding thioredoxin-disulfide reductase, producing the protein MENVYDLVIIGSGPAGLAAGLYGARAKLKTLILEKDKTGGQIVITHEIANYPGSVPNATGPSLIARMVEQCKEFGAEMLRDNIVDTELDGDIKVLKGEKAEYRAKAVIIGTGATPRKIGCPGEKELTGKGVSYCATCDADFFEDFEVFVVGGGDSALEEAMYLTKFARKVTIVHRRQGFRCAKSVEEKAKANPKIEFLLDTVIEEIKGDGILESVVFKNKVTGETHEYFADEEDGTMGVFVFVGLDAQTDLFKGKVDMDEKGYIITDEDMRTNIPGVFAAGDCRSKTLRQVVTATNDGAIASIVAEKYIDEKFGN; encoded by the coding sequence ATGGAAAATGTGTATGACTTAGTAATAATTGGTTCAGGACCAGCAGGGCTTGCAGCAGGTCTTTATGGAGCAAGAGCAAAGTTGAAAACTCTAATCCTAGAAAAAGATAAGACTGGCGGGCAAATTGTAATAACACATGAAATTGCAAATTATCCAGGGTCAGTTCCAAATGCAACAGGTCCAAGTCTAATAGCTAGAATGGTTGAACAATGTAAAGAGTTTGGAGCAGAAATGCTAAGAGACAACATTGTAGATACTGAACTAGATGGAGATATAAAAGTTTTAAAAGGGGAAAAAGCAGAATATAGAGCAAAAGCAGTAATAATAGGAACAGGAGCAACTCCAAGAAAGATTGGTTGTCCTGGAGAAAAAGAACTTACTGGTAAAGGTGTTTCATATTGTGCAACTTGTGATGCAGATTTCTTTGAAGATTTTGAAGTATTTGTTGTAGGTGGAGGAGACAGTGCATTAGAAGAAGCAATGTATTTAACTAAATTTGCTAGAAAAGTAACAATTGTACATAGAAGACAAGGATTTAGATGCGCTAAGAGTGTTGAAGAAAAAGCAAAAGCTAATCCAAAGATAGAATTTTTACTAGATACAGTAATAGAAGAAATTAAAGGTGATGGAATATTAGAATCAGTCGTATTTAAAAATAAAGTAACTGGAGAAACTCATGAGTACTTTGCAGATGAAGAAGATGGAACAATGGGAGTATTTGTTTTCGTTGGATTGGATGCTCAAACCGATTTATTCAAAGGCAAAGTTGATATGGATGAAAAAGGTTACATAATAACTGATGAAGATATGAGAACTAACATACCAGGTGTATTTGCAGCAGGAGATTGTAGATCTAAAACTCTAAGACAGGTTGTAACTGCAACTAATGATGGAGCAATTGCATCTATAGTGGCTGAGAAATATATTGATGAAAAATTTGGGAACTAA
- a CDS encoding winged helix-turn-helix transcriptional regulator yields MPVSSPGPAPYNATAPPLPGQRCYTIVTFENLLIDPLTRRVVYNGRELDLPRREFDLLYMLSSQAERVLTHEQLRYYVWGDDFEGDETNAIPVSRLRQKLGDGDCIENVRGVGYRFKASRRKKE; encoded by the coding sequence GTGCCTGTTTCGAGCCCAGGCCCTGCTCCGTACAATGCCACCGCCCCGCCCCTACCCGGCCAGCGGTGCTATACCATCGTCACGTTTGAAAACCTGTTGATCGATCCCCTTACCCGCCGCGTGGTCTACAATGGGCGGGAATTGGACTTGCCCCGCCGGGAGTTTGATCTGCTGTATATGCTGTCCTCTCAGGCTGAGCGGGTGCTCACCCATGAACAACTGCGCTACTATGTATGGGGCGATGATTTTGAGGGTGACGAAACCAACGCCATCCCTGTAAGCCGCCTGCGGCAAAAGCTGGGCGATGGAGACTGCATAGAAAATGTCCGAGGCGTGGGCTATCGCTTCAAAGCCTCCAGGCGCAAAAAGGAATAG
- a CDS encoding recombinase family protein: MDNRIDAIYGRQSIDKKDSISIESQFEFCRYELKGGEGNEYKDKGYSGKNIDRPDFQRLLGDIKAGLIKRVVVYKLDRISRSIVDFAKLMEIFKQYNVEFVSCTEKFDTSTPMGRAMLNICIVFAQLERESIQMRVTDAFYSRCAKSYYMRGRAAYGFDLEPIVMDGIKTKKLVENAEMDYVEMMFEMYGEPETSYGDITRYFTTQNILVYGKTLKRGFLGQLLRNPVYVQADMDIYEYFKAQGVKIESPPELFTGDYGCYLYQGREGEEPILVITPHKGRIPSGLWLSVQRKLSQNTTFQNGRKCHNTWLAGKIKCGCCGYALASLNAPNGVTYLRCKQRSENKGCQGAGTLTKQVLEQAVYAEMVKKMRAFQTLKGTKTESYNPKLTVARAALAKTEAEIEKLLDTLSGANPTLLQYANSRIEELDGQRQAQAKLVADLTTNSVSSSQVESISGYLRDWESVDFDDKRRVLDTLVLQVRAISEQVVIHWKL; the protein is encoded by the coding sequence ATGGATAACAGAATAGACGCGATTTACGGTAGACAATCTATTGACAAAAAGGACAGTATCAGCATTGAAAGCCAGTTTGAGTTTTGCCGGTACGAATTAAAAGGCGGTGAGGGAAATGAATATAAAGACAAGGGCTATTCCGGCAAGAACATTGACCGCCCCGACTTCCAGCGGCTTTTGGGTGACATCAAGGCCGGGCTGATTAAACGGGTAGTCGTTTACAAGCTGGACAGGATCAGCCGCTCCATTGTGGACTTCGCAAAGCTCATGGAAATATTCAAGCAGTACAACGTGGAGTTTGTCTCCTGCACGGAAAAGTTTGATACCTCAACCCCAATGGGCCGGGCGATGCTCAATATCTGTATTGTGTTCGCGCAACTGGAACGCGAAAGCATCCAAATGCGTGTAACGGACGCCTTTTATTCCCGGTGCGCCAAAAGCTACTATATGCGGGGCCGGGCGGCTTACGGTTTTGATTTGGAGCCCATCGTCATGGACGGGATTAAAACTAAAAAGCTGGTGGAAAACGCGGAGATGGATTACGTCGAGATGATGTTTGAAATGTACGGGGAGCCGGAAACCTCATACGGGGATATAACCCGGTACTTCACCACGCAGAATATTCTGGTGTATGGGAAAACGCTCAAACGCGGTTTTTTGGGCCAGCTTTTGAGAAACCCGGTTTACGTCCAGGCCGATATGGATATTTACGAATATTTCAAGGCCCAGGGTGTAAAAATTGAAAGCCCACCGGAACTGTTCACGGGTGATTATGGGTGCTATCTGTATCAGGGTCGGGAGGGTGAGGAGCCGATCCTCGTCATAACCCCCCATAAGGGCCGCATACCGTCGGGGCTCTGGCTGTCCGTCCAGCGCAAGCTATCACAAAACACCACATTCCAGAACGGGCGCAAATGCCATAATACATGGCTGGCTGGGAAAATCAAGTGTGGCTGTTGCGGATATGCCCTTGCAAGTCTCAACGCTCCGAATGGAGTTACCTATCTTCGGTGTAAACAACGCTCGGAAAATAAGGGCTGTCAAGGCGCGGGCACTCTGACAAAGCAAGTGCTTGAACAAGCCGTGTATGCGGAAATGGTTAAGAAAATGCGGGCGTTCCAAACGCTGAAAGGCACCAAAACCGAAAGCTACAATCCGAAACTGACCGTCGCCCGCGCCGCGCTTGCCAAAACCGAGGCCGAGATTGAAAAACTGCTTGACACGCTTTCCGGCGCAAACCCCACCTTGCTACAATACGCGAATAGCCGTATTGAGGAATTGGACGGGCAACGGCAAGCCCAGGCAAAACTGGTGGCCGACCTCACCACTAATTCCGTTTCGTCCTCTCAGGTTGAAAGCATATCCGGCTATCTGCGGGACTGGGAGTCTGTTGACTTTGACGACAAGCGCCGGGTGCTTGACACTCTTGTTTTACAAGTGCGGGCCATAAGTGAGCAAGTCGTGATACATTGGAAACTTTGA